The Oxalobacteraceae bacterium OTU3CINTB1 genome includes a window with the following:
- the nusA gene encoding transcription termination factor NusA, whose amino-acid sequence MSREVLLLVDALAREKNVDKDVVFGALEFALAQATKKRYEGEVDIRVSIDRESGEFESFRRWHVVPDEAGLQLPDQEILHFEAKEQIPDIEVDDHIEEPIESVEFGRRFAQDTKQVVLQRVRDAEREQILVDFLERGDSLVTGTIKRMERGDAIVESGKIEARLPRDQMIPKENLRIGDRVRAFILRIDRNMRGPQVILSRTAPDFIMKLFELEVPEIEQGMLEIKSAARDAGVRAKIAVYTADKRIDPIGTCVGMRGSRVQAVTGELGGERVDIVLWSEDPAQFVIGALAPANVSSIMVDEEKHAMDVVVDEENLAIAIGRSGQNVRLASDLTGWKINIMTAEESADKAAQETAAVRALFMEKLDVDQEVADILVEEGFASLEEIAYVPISEMLEIESFDEDTVNELRTRARDALVTEAIASEEGLEGMDEALVGLEGMDRITAGKLGLAGIKTVDAFAALAYDEFGAILALSADRARALITSEFEDVTDDEMKLVDSKYDDRAKGLQAKAWSLAESAKA is encoded by the coding sequence ATGAGTCGCGAAGTTTTGTTATTGGTAGACGCGCTGGCGCGTGAGAAAAACGTCGATAAAGATGTCGTTTTCGGCGCGCTGGAATTCGCGTTGGCGCAAGCCACGAAGAAACGCTATGAAGGTGAAGTCGATATCCGCGTTTCGATCGACCGCGAGTCGGGTGAGTTCGAATCCTTCCGCCGCTGGCACGTCGTCCCCGATGAAGCGGGCCTGCAACTGCCGGACCAGGAAATCCTGCACTTCGAAGCCAAGGAACAAATCCCTGATATCGAAGTGGACGACCACATCGAAGAACCGATCGAGTCCGTCGAATTCGGCCGCCGCTTCGCGCAAGACACCAAACAGGTGGTCCTGCAGCGTGTGCGCGACGCCGAGCGCGAACAGATCCTGGTCGACTTCCTCGAGCGCGGCGACTCGCTCGTGACCGGCACCATCAAGCGCATGGAACGCGGCGACGCGATCGTCGAGTCGGGCAAGATCGAAGCCCGCCTGCCGCGCGACCAGATGATTCCGAAGGAAAACCTGCGTATCGGCGACCGCGTCCGCGCCTTCATCCTGCGTATCGACCGCAATATGCGCGGCCCGCAAGTGATCCTGTCGCGCACCGCGCCGGACTTCATCATGAAGCTGTTCGAGCTGGAAGTGCCGGAAATCGAACAAGGCATGCTGGAAATTAAATCGGCCGCCCGCGATGCAGGTGTCCGCGCCAAGATCGCCGTCTACACGGCCGACAAGCGCATCGACCCGATCGGTACTTGCGTCGGTATGCGCGGTTCGCGCGTGCAGGCCGTCACCGGCGAGCTCGGTGGCGAACGCGTCGACATCGTGTTGTGGTCGGAAGATCCGGCCCAGTTCGTCATCGGCGCATTGGCCCCGGCCAACGTGTCGTCGATCATGGTCGATGAAGAGAAGCACGCGATGGACGTCGTTGTCGACGAAGAAAACCTGGCGATCGCGATCGGCCGTTCCGGCCAGAACGTGCGCCTCGCTTCCGACCTGACCGGCTGGAAGATCAACATCATGACGGCCGAGGAATCGGCCGACAAGGCAGCCCAGGAAACCGCGGCGGTGCGCGCACTGTTCATGGAAAAACTGGACGTCGATCAGGAAGTCGCCGACATCCTGGTGGAAGAGGGCTTTGCCAGCCTGGAAGAAATCGCTTACGTGCCGATCTCCGAAATGCTGGAAATCGAATCGTTTGACGAAGATACCGTCAACGAACTGCGCACCCGCGCCCGTGACGCCCTGGTCACCGAAGCGATCGCTTCGGAAGAAGGCCTGGAAGGCATGGACGAGGCGCTGGTCGGTCTGGAAGGCATGGACCGCATCACCGCCGGCAAGCTGGGCCTGGCTGGTATCAAGACTGTCGATGCATTTGCTGCACTGGCCTACGACGAATTTGGCGCCATTCTGGCCCTGTCCGCCGACCGTGCACGCGCACTGATTACAAGTGAATTTGAAGATGTGACCGACGATGAGATGAAGTTGGTTGACTCGAAGTACGACGATCGTGCCAAAGGCCTCCAGGCCAAGGCATGGAGTCTTGCCGAATCTGCAAAGGCATAA
- a CDS encoding rRNA pseudouridine synthase, producing the protein MNKSNTPETVNDATAEVVAKPKRRTKAQIEADAAASGAAEAAPAVKAKRKPKADAAVEGAAPAADAPVAPAPIAAADAPAPVKKPRAKPVAKAAVEAVQAVESAPQAAPVVEAAKAPAKAPRAKKPAAAVTASAESSAPAVAVEAPAAPAAAASGAEGQDGQPAAQRERSDRGPRGPRGPRQMREQRALREATMPRPEPVVAAEGEAAPTEEGAEPNGKPRNERGPRPDGQQRNGKGGRGKGPKPQRVHGAFGNVGKGNDADAAFSYVTSDAFDSEETGKGRNAPKAVRRDLTSEDDAPKLHKVLAEAGLGSRRDMEELIVAGRVSVNGEPAHIGQRILPADAVRINGKLLQRRVSKKPPRVLVYHKPAGEIVSHDDPDGRPSVFDRLPTMKAGKWLAIGRLDFNTEGLLLFTTSGDLANRLMHPRYSIDREYAVRTLGVLEEGMRQKLLAGVELEDGLAQFSKIADGGGEGINKWYRVIIGEGRNREVRRMFEAIGLTVSRLIRTRYGAMTLPSSLKRGRWEEMEENTVRDLLAAYGVDKKGSDTPAAAAPRGKGPQQAKPTAQNKGPEKRPQRGRADFDDRDDDDDEDDGDEPNFNRADVSNDNAMPFAKQQRGPRFGNQGRPGNGAGGAGGPNGGGNGRGAQGSGRPGGNGQGGQGGGQGRPGGAQGSGRPGGRPQGIGGYAGGRPLGEGPARSAGGGQGRPQGQGRPQGQGGQGGQGGGMGGGQSAKGPSRGPRQPDPLQTTFGFGNAGAPRRNQPPRGGAIDHGMPRRRKG; encoded by the coding sequence ATGAACAAATCTAATACCCCCGAGACAGTCAACGACGCCACCGCAGAAGTGGTCGCCAAGCCAAAACGCCGCACCAAAGCACAGATCGAAGCCGATGCGGCTGCCTCCGGTGCCGCCGAAGCGGCGCCTGCCGTCAAGGCCAAGCGCAAGCCGAAGGCTGACGCCGCCGTTGAAGGCGCCGCGCCTGCCGCTGACGCTCCAGTTGCCCCAGCTCCAATTGCCGCCGCCGACGCACCCGCGCCGGTGAAGAAGCCGCGCGCCAAACCGGTCGCCAAGGCTGCCGTCGAGGCTGTCCAGGCTGTTGAATCGGCGCCGCAAGCCGCGCCGGTTGTCGAAGCGGCCAAAGCGCCGGCCAAGGCGCCGCGCGCCAAGAAGCCAGCCGCCGCCGTGACGGCGTCGGCCGAATCGTCCGCGCCAGCCGTGGCAGTGGAAGCGCCAGCCGCTCCTGCCGCAGCCGCTTCGGGTGCTGAAGGCCAGGACGGCCAGCCAGCCGCCCAGCGCGAGCGCAGCGACCGTGGTCCACGCGGCCCACGCGGTCCGCGCCAGATGCGCGAGCAACGCGCGCTGCGCGAAGCGACGATGCCACGTCCGGAGCCGGTGGTCGCGGCCGAAGGCGAAGCGGCGCCAACTGAAGAGGGCGCCGAGCCGAACGGCAAGCCGCGCAATGAGCGTGGTCCGCGTCCCGACGGTCAGCAGCGCAATGGCAAGGGCGGTCGCGGCAAGGGTCCGAAGCCGCAGCGCGTGCATGGCGCCTTCGGTAATGTCGGCAAGGGCAACGATGCCGACGCCGCGTTCTCGTACGTCACCTCCGACGCCTTCGACAGCGAAGAAACCGGCAAGGGCCGCAACGCGCCGAAAGCCGTGCGCCGCGACCTGACGTCGGAAGACGACGCGCCGAAGCTGCACAAGGTGCTGGCCGAAGCCGGTCTCGGCTCGCGCCGCGACATGGAAGAGCTGATTGTTGCCGGCCGCGTGTCGGTCAACGGCGAGCCGGCCCACATCGGCCAGCGCATCCTGCCGGCCGACGCCGTGCGCATCAACGGCAAACTGTTGCAGCGCCGCGTCAGCAAGAAGCCGCCGCGCGTGCTGGTGTACCACAAGCCGGCCGGCGAGATCGTCAGCCATGACGACCCGGACGGCCGTCCGTCGGTGTTCGACCGCCTGCCGACGATGAAGGCAGGCAAATGGCTGGCCATCGGCCGCCTCGACTTCAACACCGAAGGCTTGCTGCTGTTCACGACTTCCGGTGACCTGGCGAACCGCCTGATGCACCCGCGCTACAGCATCGACCGCGAATACGCGGTGCGTACGCTGGGCGTGCTGGAAGAGGGCATGCGCCAGAAACTGCTGGCCGGCGTCGAGCTGGAAGACGGCCTGGCGCAGTTCTCCAAGATCGCCGACGGCGGCGGCGAGGGCATCAACAAGTGGTACCGCGTGATCATCGGCGAAGGCCGCAACCGCGAAGTGCGCCGCATGTTCGAGGCGATCGGCCTGACCGTGTCGCGCCTGATCCGTACCCGCTACGGCGCGATGACCCTGCCAAGCAGCTTGAAGCGTGGTCGTTGGGAAGAGATGGAAGAAAACACCGTGCGCGACCTGCTGGCCGCGTACGGCGTCGACAAAAAAGGTAGCGATACGCCGGCGGCTGCCGCGCCGCGCGGCAAAGGCCCGCAGCAAGCCAAGCCGACCGCACAGAATAAAGGTCCGGAAAAGCGTCCGCAACGCGGCCGCGCCGATTTCGACGACCGCGACGATGACGACGACGAGGATGATGGCGACGAGCCAAACTTCAACCGCGCCGATGTCAGCAACGACAACGCGATGCCTTTCGCCAAGCAGCAACGCGGTCCGCGTTTCGGTAACCAGGGTCGTCCGGGCAATGGCGCCGGTGGCGCTGGCGGTCCAAACGGTGGCGGCAACGGCCGTGGCGCGCAGGGCTCGGGTCGTCCGGGTGGCAATGGCCAAGGCGGCCAAGGTGGCGGCCAGGGCCGTCCAGGCGGCGCCCAGGGTTCGGGCCGTCCGGGTGGTCGTCCGCAAGGTATCGGCGGTTACGCCGGTGGCCGTCCGCTGGGCGAAGGTCCGGCACGCAGCGCCGGTGGTGGCCAGGGCCGTCCGCAGGGTCAGGGCCGTCCGCAAGGCCAGGGTGGTCAAGGCGGCCAGGGCGGCGGTATGGGCGGTGGCCAGTCGGCCAAAGGTCCAAGCCGTGGTCCGCGCCAGCCCGATCCGCTGCAGACGACTTTTGGCTTCGGCAACGCCGGCGCGCCGCGTCGCAACCAGCCGCCACGCGGCGGTGCGATCGATCACGGCATGCCACGTCGCCGCAAGGGTTAA
- the infB gene encoding translation initiation factor IF-2: protein MASNNVAQFATELKMPADLLLTQLRSAGVEKSSTSDPLSKDDKDKLLDHLRRTHGASADTEKKKITLTRKETTEIKQADANGKARTIQVAVKKVRTFVQRDEPVAAPAPAPVAPVVDAAEVARREEDARKQAELIARQEAELREKQDRLAKLDAEKEAQAKATAAAEAEAKKEADAEAKKAAAKAAAAATNAGAAAPAPAVDAAAEEKKKAAAEEAKKKAAAAAKEAAEKAEATDRARKAVADEVAQIKAMMNAPRRAIKAPEPAPVPVKAKVAEGTLHKPATGAVAKPGDKPGDKKPVTADKKSIKSANVSSTWSDDAKKRGAPGNTANKGRGNTGTGGRDGWRSGGKSGGRRGSHSDDRETNFQAPTEAVIKDVYVPETITVAELAHKMSVKASEVIKQLMKLGQMCTINQVLDQETAMILVEEMGHKAFAAEQDDPEALLADQGEHAHFESVSRAPVVTVMGHVDHGKTSLLDYIRRAKVASGEAGGITQHIGAYHVDTPRGMITFLDTPGHEAFTAMRARGAKATDIVILVVAADDGVMPQTKEAIAHAKAAGVPLVVAINKIDKPGGNVDRVTQELVAEQVVPEEYGGESPFVPVSAKTGAGIDALLEQVLLQAEVLELKAPVDAPARGLVVEGRLDKGKGPVATILVQSGTLKRGDVILAGSSYGRVRAMLDENGKPINEAGPSIPVEIQGLTEVPQAGEEVMVMADERKAREIGLFRQGKFRDVKLAKQQAAKLENMFDQMAEGEVKNLPMIIKTDVQGSQEALVSSLQKLSTSEVRVQVVHAAVGGITESDVNLAVASKAVIIGFNARADAQARKLAESNGVDIRYYNIIYDAIDEIKAALSGMLAPEKRETVIGQVEIRQVILVSKVGAVAGCLVTDGVVKRASSVRLLRNNIVVWTGEIDSLKRFKDDAKEVRAGLECGLSLKNYNDIQVGDTLEVFEVQEIARTL from the coding sequence ATGGCGAGTAACAACGTAGCCCAATTTGCCACCGAACTGAAGATGCCTGCAGATTTGCTGCTGACGCAGCTGCGTTCTGCCGGCGTCGAAAAAAGTTCGACGTCAGATCCATTGTCGAAAGATGATAAGGATAAGCTGCTTGATCACTTGCGTCGTACCCACGGCGCATCGGCTGATACCGAAAAGAAGAAGATCACGCTGACGCGCAAAGAAACCACTGAAATCAAGCAGGCCGACGCCAATGGCAAGGCCCGCACGATTCAGGTCGCTGTGAAGAAGGTACGCACCTTCGTCCAGCGCGACGAGCCGGTCGCCGCTCCCGCCCCCGCCCCTGTGGCGCCGGTGGTGGATGCTGCCGAGGTGGCCCGTCGTGAAGAAGACGCCCGTAAGCAGGCCGAACTGATCGCGCGCCAGGAAGCCGAGCTGCGCGAGAAGCAAGACCGCCTCGCCAAGCTGGACGCCGAGAAGGAAGCCCAGGCGAAAGCCACGGCCGCCGCCGAAGCCGAAGCGAAGAAGGAAGCCGACGCCGAAGCGAAGAAAGCCGCCGCCAAGGCAGCGGCCGCCGCGACCAACGCCGGCGCCGCCGCACCAGCGCCGGCAGTCGATGCAGCCGCCGAAGAGAAGAAAAAAGCCGCAGCGGAAGAGGCCAAGAAGAAGGCCGCCGCCGCCGCCAAGGAAGCTGCTGAAAAAGCCGAAGCCACCGACCGCGCCCGCAAGGCCGTGGCGGATGAGGTCGCCCAGATCAAGGCCATGATGAACGCGCCACGCCGCGCCATCAAAGCCCCTGAGCCGGCACCGGTTCCCGTCAAGGCCAAGGTTGCCGAAGGCACCCTGCACAAGCCTGCGACTGGCGCCGTCGCCAAGCCTGGCGACAAGCCGGGCGACAAGAAGCCGGTCACCGCCGACAAGAAGTCGATCAAATCGGCCAATGTCTCGTCGACCTGGTCGGACGACGCCAAGAAACGTGGCGCGCCGGGCAACACCGCCAACAAGGGCCGTGGCAACACCGGCACCGGCGGCCGTGACGGCTGGCGTAGTGGTGGCAAGAGTGGCGGCCGTCGTGGCTCGCACTCGGACGACCGCGAAACCAACTTCCAGGCCCCGACCGAGGCGGTCATCAAGGACGTGTACGTCCCTGAAACCATCACCGTGGCCGAACTGGCGCACAAGATGTCCGTCAAGGCATCCGAGGTCATCAAGCAGCTGATGAAGCTGGGCCAGATGTGCACCATCAACCAGGTGCTGGATCAGGAAACCGCGATGATTCTGGTCGAGGAGATGGGCCACAAAGCCTTCGCCGCCGAGCAGGACGATCCGGAAGCGCTGCTGGCGGACCAGGGTGAGCACGCTCACTTCGAGTCCGTCTCGCGCGCACCGGTGGTGACCGTCATGGGTCACGTCGACCACGGTAAAACCTCGCTGCTGGATTACATCCGCCGCGCCAAAGTGGCGTCGGGCGAAGCCGGCGGCATTACCCAGCACATCGGTGCATACCACGTGGACACCCCGCGCGGCATGATCACCTTCCTGGATACCCCGGGTCACGAAGCCTTTACGGCAATGCGTGCCCGTGGCGCGAAAGCGACCGACATCGTGATTCTGGTGGTGGCGGCGGACGACGGCGTGATGCCGCAAACGAAGGAAGCGATCGCCCACGCGAAAGCGGCCGGCGTGCCTCTGGTGGTGGCGATCAACAAGATCGACAAACCGGGCGGCAACGTCGACCGTGTGACGCAGGAACTGGTCGCCGAACAAGTTGTGCCGGAAGAATACGGTGGCGAATCGCCATTCGTGCCGGTCTCGGCAAAAACCGGCGCCGGTATCGACGCCCTGCTGGAACAGGTTCTGTTACAGGCCGAGGTGCTGGAACTGAAAGCCCCGGTCGACGCGCCAGCGCGCGGCCTGGTGGTCGAAGGCCGTCTGGACAAGGGCAAGGGCCCGGTCGCGACGATCCTGGTGCAGTCCGGTACCCTGAAGCGCGGCGACGTGATTCTGGCGGGCTCCTCGTATGGCCGCGTTCGCGCGATGCTGGACGAGAACGGCAAGCCGATCAACGAAGCAGGTCCATCGATCCCGGTCGAAATCCAGGGTCTGACGGAAGTGCCGCAAGCCGGTGAAGAAGTCATGGTCATGGCTGACGAGCGTAAAGCCCGTGAGATCGGTCTGTTCCGTCAAGGTAAGTTCCGCGACGTGAAACTGGCCAAGCAGCAAGCCGCGAAGCTGGAAAACATGTTCGACCAGATGGCCGAAGGCGAAGTCAAAAACCTGCCGATGATCATCAAGACCGACGTGCAGGGTTCGCAGGAAGCACTGGTCAGCTCGTTGCAGAAGTTGTCGACCTCGGAAGTGCGCGTACAAGTGGTGCACGCCGCGGTCGGTGGCATCACGGAGTCGGACGTCAACCTGGCGGTGGCCTCGAAAGCGGTCATCATCGGCTTCAACGCCCGTGCCGATGCACAGGCGCGCAAGCTGGCCGAGTCGAACGGCGTGGACATTCGCTACTACAACATCATTTACGATGCGATCGACGAGATCAAAGCGGCGTTGTCGGGCATGCTGGCGCCAGAGAAGCGCGAAACCGTTATCGGCCAGGTCGAGATTCGCCAGGTCATCCTGGTCTCGAAAGTCGGCGCGGTTGCCGGTTGCCTGGTCACCGATGGCGTGGTCAAGCGCGCTTCCTCGGTCCGCCTGCTGCGCAACAACATCGTGGTGTGGACCGGCGAGATCGACTCGCTCAAACGCTTCAAGGACGACGCCAAAGAAGTGCGCGCCGGTCTGGAGTGCGGCCTGTCGCTGAAGAACTACAACGACATCCAGGTTGGCGACACCCTGGAAGTGTTCGAAGTTCAGGAAATCGCCCGTACGCTGTAA
- the rimP gene encoding ribosome maturation factor RimP encodes MQLPELIEKTVMGLGYELVDVERAERGVLRVFIDFSAADAEEKGPITVEDCATVSHQLSHVLTVENVNYERLEISSPGLDRPVRKLEDFVRFAGYEVIVKLRTAMPGTNNRKSFQGVLQEPQGDNLSLEFDSNDGPALLEFTLADVDKARLVPQVDFKGRKA; translated from the coding sequence TTGCAGCTGCCGGAACTAATTGAAAAGACCGTCATGGGTCTGGGCTACGAGCTGGTTGATGTCGAACGGGCCGAGCGCGGAGTCTTGCGCGTGTTTATCGATTTCAGCGCAGCCGACGCGGAAGAAAAAGGCCCGATCACCGTGGAAGATTGCGCCACGGTCAGCCACCAGCTGTCGCACGTGCTGACAGTCGAGAACGTCAACTACGAACGCCTCGAAATTTCGTCGCCGGGTCTGGATCGTCCGGTGCGCAAGCTGGAAGACTTCGTGCGTTTTGCCGGTTACGAGGTAATCGTCAAACTGCGCACCGCAATGCCGGGTACGAACAACCGGAAATCGTTCCAGGGCGTTCTGCAAGAACCCCAGGGCGATAATTTGTCGTTGGAATTTGATAGCAATGATGGTCCGGCGCTGTTGGAGTTTACGCTCGCCGACGTGGATAAGGCACGCTTGGTGCCGCAGGTGGATTTTAAGGGACGCAAAGCATGA
- the rbfA gene encoding 30S ribosome-binding factor RbfA — translation MAKHSKTIPQRGQRVADQIQRDLSEIIAYELKDPRVGMITITEVQVTPDYAHAKIFFTMLKDSPEQVKQTVEGLSAAAGYMRGQLGKRLHIHTLPALHFVHDTSTSRGMELSLLIDQANATRSLDDDQANPADEKKDGAE, via the coding sequence ATGGCAAAACACAGTAAAACCATCCCGCAGCGCGGTCAGCGCGTCGCGGACCAGATCCAGCGCGATCTGTCCGAAATCATCGCCTACGAGTTGAAAGACCCACGGGTCGGCATGATCACCATCACCGAAGTGCAGGTCACGCCGGACTATGCGCACGCGAAGATCTTCTTCACGATGCTCAAGGACAGCCCGGAGCAGGTCAAGCAGACCGTCGAAGGCCTGTCGGCCGCCGCCGGCTACATGCGCGGCCAACTGGGCAAGCGTCTGCACATCCATACGCTGCCGGCGTTGCACTTCGTGCACGACACGTCGACCTCGCGCGGCATGGAATTGTCGCTGCTGATCGACCAGGCCAACGCCACGCGTTCGCTGGACGACGACCAGGCCAATCCGGCCGACGAGAAAAAAGACGGCGCCGAATAA
- the typA gene encoding translational GTPase TypA — MSTTKRAIRNIAIIAHVDHGKTTLVDQLLRQSGTFRENQAVDTRIMDSNDLEKERGITILSKNCAVEYEGTHINIVDTPGHADFGGEVERVLSMVDSVLLLIDAQEGPMPQTRFVTRKALALGLKPIVVVNKVDRPGARPEWAINQTFELFDKLGANDEQLDFPIVYASGLNGYAGLTEDVRSGDMKPLFDAILEHVPVRDDNPEGPLQMQITSLDYSSYVGKIGIGRVNRGTVKVGQDVLVINGPGATPIKGRINQVLNFKGLERVLVDEAVAGDICLINGIDEIGIGSTLCALDTPEPLPMLTVDEPTLTMNFMVNNSPLAGREGKFVTSRQLRDRLDKELKANVALRVAPTDDDTIFEVSGRGELHLTILIENMRREGFEMAVSRPRVVFKMVDGVRHEPFEQLSVDVEEANQGGVMEELGRRRGDLQNMESDGKGRVRLEYRIPARGLIGFQGEFMTLTRGTGLMSHVFDAYAPVDNTKGELGGRRNGVLISQDDGAAVAYAIWKLQDRGRMFVVHNDPVYEGMIIGIHSRDNDLVVNPIKGKQLTNVRSSGTDEAVRLVPPVQMSLEYAVEFIDDDELVEITPKSIRLRKRFLKEHERKKASRES, encoded by the coding sequence ATGTCTACTACAAAACGCGCAATTCGCAACATCGCCATTATCGCCCACGTTGACCACGGCAAAACCACCCTCGTGGATCAGCTGCTGCGCCAGTCCGGCACCTTCCGTGAAAACCAAGCGGTCGATACTCGCATCATGGACTCGAACGACCTCGAAAAGGAACGCGGCATTACGATTCTGTCGAAGAACTGCGCGGTTGAGTACGAAGGCACCCACATCAACATCGTCGACACCCCAGGCCACGCCGACTTCGGCGGCGAAGTGGAACGTGTTCTGTCGATGGTCGACTCCGTTCTGCTGCTGATCGATGCGCAGGAAGGCCCGATGCCACAGACCCGCTTCGTGACCCGCAAGGCACTGGCGCTGGGCCTGAAGCCTATCGTCGTCGTCAACAAGGTCGACCGTCCGGGCGCACGTCCTGAGTGGGCGATCAACCAGACCTTCGAACTGTTCGACAAACTGGGCGCGAACGATGAGCAGCTGGACTTCCCTATCGTCTACGCGTCGGGCCTGAACGGCTACGCCGGCCTGACCGAAGATGTCCGCTCGGGCGACATGAAGCCGCTGTTCGACGCCATCCTGGAACACGTTCCAGTGCGCGACGACAATCCGGAAGGCCCGCTGCAGATGCAAATCACGTCGCTGGACTACTCGTCCTACGTCGGCAAGATCGGCATTGGCCGCGTCAACCGCGGTACCGTCAAGGTCGGCCAGGACGTCCTGGTCATCAACGGCCCAGGCGCCACCCCGATCAAGGGCCGCATCAACCAGGTGCTGAACTTCAAGGGCCTGGAGCGCGTGCTGGTCGACGAAGCCGTCGCCGGCGACATCTGCCTGATCAACGGTATCGATGAAATCGGTATCGGTTCGACGCTGTGCGCGCTGGACACCCCGGAACCGCTGCCGATGCTGACCGTCGACGAGCCGACGCTGACCATGAACTTCATGGTCAACAACTCGCCACTGGCCGGCCGCGAAGGCAAGTTCGTGACCTCGCGCCAGCTGCGCGACCGTCTGGACAAGGAACTGAAAGCCAACGTCGCGCTGCGCGTTGCACCAACCGACGACGACACGATCTTCGAAGTATCGGGTCGCGGCGAGCTGCACCTGACCATCCTGATCGAAAACATGCGTCGCGAAGGTTTCGAGATGGCCGTGTCGCGTCCACGCGTAGTGTTCAAAATGGTCGATGGCGTGCGCCATGAGCCGTTCGAGCAACTGTCGGTCGACGTTGAAGAAGCCAACCAGGGCGGCGTCATGGAAGAACTGGGCCGTCGTCGTGGCGACCTGCAAAACATGGAATCGGACGGCAAAGGCCGTGTGCGTCTGGAATACCGTATTCCTGCGCGCGGCCTGATCGGCTTCCAGGGCGAGTTCATGACCCTGACCCGTGGTACCGGCTTGATGAGCCACGTGTTCGACGCGTACGCTCCGGTCGACAACACCAAGGGCGAACTGGGCGGCCGTCGCAACGGCGTGCTGATCTCGCAGGACGACGGCGCCGCCGTGGCCTACGCGATCTGGAAACTGCAGGATCGCGGCCGTATGTTCGTGGTCCACAACGACCCGGTGTACGAAGGCATGATCATCGGTATCCACTCGCGCGACAACGATCTGGTCGTCAACCCGATCAAGGGCAAGCAGCTGACCAACGTGCGTTCGTCGGGTACCGACGAAGCGGTGCGCCTGGTGCCGCCGGTTCAAATGTCGCTGGAATACGCGGTTGAATTCATCGACGATGACGAACTGGTGGAAATCACCCCGAAATCGATCCGTCTGCGCAAGCGCTTCCTGAAAGAGCACGAGCGTAAAAAAGCATCGCGCGAATCCTGA
- the truB gene encoding tRNA pseudouridine(55) synthase TruB, whose protein sequence is MKQNHPKKVRDLVDGVLLLDKPVGFSSNDALIKAKRVLNAKKAGHTGTLDPFATGLLPLCFGEATKFSQDLLEADKTYDTTVHLGQTTDTGDTEGEVIDTRDVNVTLEQIHAVLEKFRGPIAQVPPMYSALKRDGKPLYEYARAGITLEREARNVIIHKLELVSYEAPLLKLTVTCSKGTYIRVLGQDIGEALGCGAHLNALRRTQVGPLTMEKMITLEALTAHGEPLSLLAPVDALLASFPAVQLNAELAKRFLNGQRLALGKEPISVPAEQGRVRVYLDDKLLGTAMLGEYSILAPERLIAFTAP, encoded by the coding sequence ATGAAGCAAAATCATCCTAAAAAAGTCCGCGACCTGGTCGACGGCGTGCTGCTGCTCGACAAGCCGGTTGGCTTCTCGAGCAACGATGCACTGATCAAAGCCAAGCGCGTGCTCAACGCCAAGAAGGCCGGCCACACCGGCACGCTGGACCCGTTCGCCACCGGCCTGTTGCCGCTGTGTTTTGGCGAAGCGACCAAGTTCTCGCAAGACTTGCTGGAAGCGGACAAGACCTACGACACCACGGTGCACCTAGGCCAGACCACCGACACCGGCGACACCGAAGGCGAAGTGATCGACACGCGCGACGTCAACGTCACGTTGGAGCAGATCCACGCGGTGCTGGAAAAATTCCGCGGCCCGATCGCGCAAGTGCCGCCGATGTATTCGGCGTTGAAGCGCGACGGCAAGCCGCTGTACGAATACGCGCGCGCCGGCATCACCTTGGAGCGCGAGGCGCGCAATGTCATCATCCACAAGCTGGAGCTGGTGTCGTATGAAGCGCCGCTGCTGAAGTTGACGGTCACGTGCAGCAAGGGCACGTATATCCGCGTGCTGGGCCAGGACATCGGCGAAGCGCTCGGCTGCGGCGCGCATCTGAACGCGCTGCGCCGCACGCAGGTGGGCCCGTTGACGATGGAGAAAATGATCACGCTGGAAGCGCTGACCGCGCACGGCGAGCCTTTGAGCCTGCTGGCCCCGGTCGACGCCTTGCTGGCCAGTTTCCCGGCCGTGCAACTGAACGCCGAGCTGGCCAAGCGCTTCCTCAATGGCCAGCGCCTGGCGTTGGGCAAGGAGCCGATAAGTGTGCCAGCGGAGCAGGGCAGGGTGCGCGTCTACCTCGACGACAAGCTGCTCGGCACGGCAATGCTAGGCGAATACAGCATCCTCGCCCCCGAGCGCCTGATCGCTTTCACCGCGCCATAG